In Oryzias melastigma strain HK-1 linkage group LG16, ASM292280v2, whole genome shotgun sequence, a single genomic region encodes these proteins:
- the LOC112143711 gene encoding uncharacterized protein LOC112143711, which yields MKTCEGFFHLLLWLIFITLLPVLWAQKNEVLSQVTGHVDHNVTLPCSLIQGTDFSNVTQSQWEFLSPDGNKTLIMVSSKQHGKTVHESHLKGRVDMEDQSLIIKNVELSDAGSYICTVTSFPDGPSQKNIYLHVSFQEHEPMSTGIVAAIVSGSVLLLLIALSGAAYCIVSRRHNHLGRVQVRVDSFRSTAATIRPSFLRTQDVVYSDVKLKGVQFGASSFDDKPRVSTQVDDVTYSEVTVLRPTSFHV from the exons ATGAAGACTTGTGAAGGGTTTTTTCATCTACTGCTGTGGTTGATTTTCATCACATTATTGCCTG ttttgtgggcacaaaaaaatgaagtcctGTCTCAAGTGACTGGACATGTTGACCATAATGTCACCCTGCCATGCAGTTTAATTCAAGGGACAGATTTTTCCAATGTTACCCAGAGTCAGTGGGAATTCCTGTCACCAGACGGAAATAAAACTCTTATTATGGTCTCTAGCAAACAACATGGAAAAACTGTTCATGAGTCTCATTTGAAGGGGAGAGTGGACATGGAGGATCAATCACTGATAATCAAGAATGTGGAGTTATCAGATGCAGGGTCTTATATCTGCACTGTCACCTCTTTCCCCGATGGACCATCTCAAAAAAACATCTATCTTCATGTGAGTTTTCAag AACATGAGCCGATGTCAACTGGAATCGTCGCTGCTATAGTCTCTGGTtccgtgctgctgctgctgattgcTCTGTCCGGCGCTGCGTACTGCATCGTCAGCAGAAG ACATAATCATTTGGGTCGGGTTCAAGTCCGTGTTG ATTCGTTCAGATCAACAGCTGCAACAATCAGACCATCTTTTCTTAGAACGCAG GATGTGGTCTACTCTGATGTGAAGCTTAAAGGAGTCCAGTTTGGTGCTTCATCGTTTGATGACAAACCCAGAGTCTCCACTCAGGTTGATGACGTCACGTACTCTGAGGTCACTGTTTTACGGCCAACGAGTTTTCATGTCTGA